CCGCCGCCACCGCGTTCGGCCGCGCCCGCACCGCCGGGCCCGGCCCGGCCCCGCACCCGGGGAGGCGGCCATGAGCGCGGTCCCCGTCTTCCTGTACCACTCGATCTCCGACGACCCGCCCCAGTGGCTCGCCCCCTACACCGTCACGCCCCGCGCGTTCCGGGTCCAACTCGACCGGATCCAGGACGCCGGACGCCGGATCGTGCCGCTGCGCCGCCTGGTCGCCGCCCTGCACGGCGGACCGGCGCTGCCGGCCGACGCCGCCGTCCTCACCTTCGACGACGGCTACGCCGACTTCTACTGGACCGTCGCCCCCGAACTCTCCGACCGCGGCCTCGCCGCCACCCTCTACCTCACCGTCGGCGCGATCCACCCGCCCGGCGGCCGCGGCTCCGGCAGCCTGCTGCCCGACACCCCCATGCTGAACTGGCGTCAGGTCGCCACCCTGGACACCCTCGGCGTCGAGATGGGCGGCCACTCGATGACCCACGTCCCGCTCGACACCGTGTACGGCTCCCGCCTCGACGACGAGATCACCGGCTGCAAACACGGCCTGGAGGACGCCCTCGGCCACTCCGCCACCGCGTACGCCTACCCGCACGGCTACTCC
The DNA window shown above is from Streptomyces sp. TLI_171 and carries:
- a CDS encoding polysaccharide deacetylase family protein — encoded protein: MSAVPVFLYHSISDDPPQWLAPYTVTPRAFRVQLDRIQDAGRRIVPLRRLVAALHGGPALPADAAVLTFDDGYADFYWTVAPELSDRGLAATLYLTVGAIHPPGGRGSGSLLPDTPMLNWRQVATLDTLGVEMGGHSMTHVPLDTVYGSRLDDEITGCKHGLEDALGHSATAYAYPHGYSSRTVRAKVRDAGWTSATAVENKFSSDHDDPLRICRLMVMHDTPGQVFDQWALGRGARVGPVPESLYTRAWRTYRRVRTALGSPVGGPPTA